CCCTGCACCAGGGTAATGCGAAACGCAAACGGTGCTTCTTTCTTAACCTTGCACTTCTTCGTTACGGTGCCCAGAATCGGCACCCCCGCGCCCATACCACGGATGAACTCGTCCGTGACCGGCTTGTTCACCGTCACGATGTACTCTTTCTCGTGATCGTTACCGGCGCGCAGAATTTTGTTCACCAGGTCGCCGTGGTTGGTGAGAAAAATCAGCCCCTGAGAGTCTTTATCCAGACGCCCAATCGGGAAGATGCGGCTGCTGTGGTTAACAAAATCCACAATATTGTCCCGCTCGCCATCTTCCGTGGTACTGACGATACCAACCGGTTTGTTCAACGCGATAAATACCAGGTCTTCTGCATCACGCGGTTCAATGAGCTGACCATTCACTTTGACCACATCGCCAGGAACAACCTGGTCGCCGATGGTGGCGCGTTTGCCGTTGAGGAACACGTTACCTTGTTCAATGTAACGGTCCGCCTCGCGACGTGAGCAGATCCCGCTCTCGCTAATGTATTTGTTTAATCGGGTTGATTGAGTTGGCAGCATAGTTTCTCCTGTGAAGGGCGAAATATACCTTAGGTTTGGGCTGGTAAAAAGATTAGCCCACGGTAACTGAGACAGGTTTTCCAAGTTTACTCAGCATCATGACCAGCGTATCAAGCGTAAACTTGCTCGTTTTAAGGTTCACAACGTCGGAGACACGTGGGCGGGAGACGTTCAGTCTTGCCGCTGCGTCAGCCTGGCGCAGCTTGTTTTCAGCGATCCACGTGGAGATTTCCAGCATAAGCTGTCGCTTGATCGCCAGCAGTTGCTCCACTTCCTTGCCAGCTTTTTCCCGTAACCGTTCAGCCTCATCCCTGTCAAACCCCAGCTCGGCAAAAATGTTGGCGTCTGCCGCCGTCACATGGCGAATTTTAGTATCAATGTTCTTTCCCATCTTTAACCCCTCCGGGCATCAAGCGCCGCATGCAAACGTACCTTTGCAATCTGTTTATCCTGGCCTGATG
This region of Enterobacter cancerogenus genomic DNA includes:
- a CDS encoding helix-turn-helix domain-containing protein — encoded protein: MGKNIDTKIRHVTAADANIFAELGFDRDEAERLREKAGKEVEQLLAIKRQLMLEISTWIAENKLRQADAAARLNVSRPRVSDVVNLKTSKFTLDTLVMMLSKLGKPVSVTVG
- the rluF gene encoding 23S rRNA pseudouridine(2604) synthase RluF, which produces MLPTQSTRLNKYISESGICSRREADRYIEQGNVFLNGKRATIGDQVVPGDVVKVNGQLIEPRDAEDLVFIALNKPVGIVSTTEDGERDNIVDFVNHSSRIFPIGRLDKDSQGLIFLTNHGDLVNKILRAGNDHEKEYIVTVNKPVTDEFIRGMGAGVPILGTVTKKCKVKKEAPFAFRITLVQGLNRQIRRMCEHFGYDVTKLERTRIMNVSLSGIPLGEWRDLTDDELIELFRLIENSSSEAKPKAKAKPKTQAIKRPVVKAPPAEEKGRGKPANGKRFAQPGRKKKGR